One genomic window of Psychrobacter cibarius includes the following:
- a CDS encoding 3-hydroxyacyl-CoA dehydrogenase NAD-binding domain-containing protein: protein MTINNDTTDSAKAGVKNNIKDSVATINQLANFSAQRDDDAIITVTIDQSSRKMNVIGDGFTDAFAVMTDSFINDASAKGLILTSGKETFVVGADIDLLANIKNAEQAFELVEELKASLRKLEKSGKPVVAAMTGTALGGGLELALACHYRIAIDAPKTKLGLPEVKLGLLPGGGGTQRLPRLVGIQSALELMTQGKELRPTAAKDMGLIDAVATDKADMLKQATDWINANPSAQQPWDKKGFKIPGGDSKHPSIVPIFSIAPAMANQKSHGNYPAITHIMSCVFEGCLVNIDTGLDLESRYFAACVLSAESRNMINTLWTQLNSIKKGQSRPDGFERTQTKKVGILGAGMMGAGIAYVSAKAGIEVVLLDTEMAGAEKGKAYSATILDKAISRKRSTEDKKQALLNRIKPTVSYDDLADCDLIIEAVFENREIKAKCTQQSEAVIPNTAVYASNTSTLPITGLAKASTRPNQFIGLHFFSPVDKMPLVEIIMGEQTDDATLAKAFDYVLQIGKTPIVVNDSRGFYTSRVFGTYVSEGVAMLGEGVHPRSIEVAGMKTGMPMPPLALQDEVSLSLALHVSEQQQLDMAAEGKPIAVRPSYEILKTLVKEHNREGKKNGKGFYVYADKGDKYLWPELMNLYPSKSEQPSQQDLIDRLMFIQANESAKCYQENVVRSVADTNIGSIFGWGFAPHQGGTLQFINAMGLETFITRSRELAAQYGERFEPAKILLDMVDKGEVFSDE, encoded by the coding sequence CGAATTTCTCTGCCCAGCGTGATGATGATGCCATTATCACCGTTACGATTGACCAAAGTAGTCGCAAAATGAATGTCATCGGCGACGGTTTCACTGATGCTTTTGCAGTGATGACCGATAGCTTTATTAACGATGCGTCTGCCAAAGGTTTGATTTTAACCTCTGGCAAAGAGACCTTTGTCGTCGGTGCTGATATTGATCTGTTGGCTAATATTAAAAATGCTGAACAAGCCTTTGAGCTGGTCGAAGAGCTGAAAGCTAGCTTACGCAAACTAGAGAAATCAGGTAAACCTGTCGTCGCTGCTATGACTGGAACGGCACTTGGCGGTGGTTTGGAGTTGGCATTGGCCTGTCATTATCGTATCGCGATTGATGCTCCTAAGACTAAATTGGGTCTACCTGAAGTCAAGCTGGGTTTACTACCGGGTGGCGGAGGTACTCAGCGTTTACCGCGATTGGTTGGTATTCAATCAGCGTTAGAGCTTATGACCCAAGGTAAAGAGCTACGTCCAACGGCTGCTAAAGACATGGGTTTAATTGATGCTGTTGCCACTGACAAAGCAGATATGCTCAAGCAGGCGACAGACTGGATTAACGCCAATCCCAGTGCCCAGCAGCCATGGGATAAAAAAGGCTTTAAAATCCCCGGCGGGGATAGTAAACATCCTAGTATTGTACCGATATTTTCTATTGCACCAGCCATGGCCAATCAAAAGTCACATGGCAATTATCCTGCGATTACCCATATCATGTCTTGCGTATTCGAAGGCTGCTTAGTGAATATCGATACCGGTCTTGATCTTGAGTCGCGTTACTTCGCCGCTTGTGTGCTGTCTGCTGAATCTAGAAATATGATCAACACGCTATGGACGCAGCTGAATAGTATTAAAAAAGGTCAATCTCGTCCTGATGGTTTTGAGCGGACACAAACCAAAAAAGTTGGCATTCTAGGTGCTGGCATGATGGGTGCAGGTATCGCTTATGTCTCAGCCAAAGCAGGCATAGAAGTGGTACTTTTAGATACCGAAATGGCAGGCGCTGAAAAAGGCAAAGCATATTCTGCCACCATTTTGGATAAAGCCATTAGCCGTAAACGCTCAACAGAAGATAAAAAGCAAGCGTTACTCAATCGCATCAAGCCGACAGTATCTTATGATGATTTGGCAGACTGTGACCTTATTATTGAAGCGGTGTTTGAAAATCGTGAGATTAAAGCCAAGTGTACTCAGCAAAGCGAGGCGGTGATTCCTAACACGGCTGTCTATGCGTCTAATACGTCGACACTGCCCATTACTGGATTGGCTAAAGCCAGCACGCGTCCCAATCAATTTATCGGATTACATTTTTTCTCTCCAGTCGACAAGATGCCGTTGGTTGAGATTATCATGGGCGAGCAAACGGATGACGCCACTTTAGCAAAAGCCTTTGATTATGTGCTGCAAATCGGTAAAACACCTATCGTCGTTAATGACAGTCGGGGGTTTTATACCTCACGAGTATTTGGTACTTATGTGTCAGAAGGGGTGGCGATGTTAGGTGAAGGCGTCCATCCGCGCAGCATCGAGGTTGCTGGCATGAAAACCGGCATGCCCATGCCGCCACTGGCATTGCAAGATGAGGTGTCATTAAGTTTGGCGTTGCATGTGAGCGAACAGCAGCAGCTGGATATGGCAGCAGAAGGTAAACCCATTGCTGTGCGTCCCTCGTACGAGATACTGAAAACGCTGGTCAAAGAACACAATCGCGAGGGCAAAAAGAACGGCAAAGGCTTTTATGTGTATGCCGATAAGGGCGACAAATACTTGTGGCCTGAGCTGATGAATTTATACCCATCAAAATCAGAGCAGCCTTCTCAGCAAGATTTAATCGATCGTTTGATGTTTATCCAAGCCAACGAATCCGCTAAATGTTATCAAGAAAACGTCGTCCGCTCTGTCGCTGATACCAATATCGGTTCCATTTTTGGTTGGGGCTTTGCGCCACATCAAGGCGGTACGCTACAGTTTATCAATGCGATGGGGTTAGAGACGTTCATCACGCGTAGTCGTGAACTTGCGGCTCAATACGGTGAGCGTTTTGAGCCAGCAAAAATTCTGCTAGACATGGTAGATAAAGGCGAGGTATTTTCTGATGAATGA